The following proteins come from a genomic window of Cryptosporangium phraense:
- a CDS encoding helix-turn-helix transcriptional regulator: protein MHAPQRSWFETTDPEQARAVMAAAYSDNQLRLHGSADNFHFVQGRSDLGGVHFDTLRISMTTQLVGDPIDSVMIGHIVGSQPQAFDIRSGADERRYVPGDVFFGIQPDEEYAITYHGIDVHAVGLDLSLLDQIVDEPAIEVVHRFSTQPLNVVRARTWQHVVDLLETALSVDAVAASSPLVLGSAGRLLAATMVALWDPDHGEQKPRDRPEATPHTVRRAVAFIEANPHVDVSVADIAQASHVGVRALQNAFRRHLDTTPMAYLRRVRLDRAHRDLLAGDPALTTVAKVAARWGFADHSRFTAAYRDAYGCPPSVTLRRR, encoded by the coding sequence ATGCACGCCCCGCAACGGTCTTGGTTCGAAACCACCGACCCGGAGCAGGCTCGTGCGGTGATGGCCGCTGCCTACTCGGACAACCAATTGCGGTTACACGGATCTGCCGACAACTTCCATTTCGTGCAGGGCCGCAGCGACCTGGGGGGTGTCCATTTCGACACGTTGCGGATCTCGATGACCACTCAACTGGTGGGCGACCCGATCGATTCGGTCATGATCGGGCACATCGTCGGTTCTCAACCGCAAGCCTTCGACATAAGGTCCGGAGCCGACGAACGCCGCTATGTGCCCGGGGATGTCTTCTTCGGTATCCAGCCGGACGAAGAGTACGCCATTACCTACCACGGTATCGATGTTCATGCGGTCGGCCTGGACTTGTCCTTGCTGGACCAGATCGTCGATGAGCCTGCGATCGAGGTGGTCCACCGGTTCAGCACGCAACCATTGAACGTCGTCCGGGCACGTACCTGGCAGCACGTCGTCGATCTCCTGGAGACCGCGCTCAGCGTCGATGCGGTAGCCGCGTCCAGCCCGTTGGTCCTCGGGTCGGCGGGTCGGCTGCTCGCGGCCACGATGGTCGCGCTGTGGGACCCCGATCACGGCGAGCAGAAGCCACGGGACCGGCCCGAAGCGACTCCGCACACGGTGCGGCGGGCCGTGGCGTTCATCGAAGCCAACCCGCATGTCGACGTCAGCGTCGCGGACATCGCGCAGGCCAGCCACGTCGGGGTCCGCGCATTGCAGAACGCGTTCCGGCGCCATCTGGACACCACGCCGATGGCGTATCTGCGACGGGTGCGCCTGGACCGCGCGCACCGCGACCTGCTCGCCGGCGACCCGGCGCTTACTACGGTGGCGAAGGTCGCGGCCCGGTGGGGGTTCGCTGATCACAGCCGGTTCACGGCCGCGTATCGCGACGCCTACGGCTGCCCGCCGTCGGTCACACTCCGCCGCAGGTGA
- a CDS encoding helix-turn-helix domain-containing protein — translation MAPAAARRRSRSARPTRTVRSDCPTSDAARTSSRAVQNAFRRHYDTTPLGYLRQIRLDRARRELQAADPSAGDTVAAIALRWGFGAPGRFSHAYRARYGQPPSRTLRR, via the coding sequence GTGGCCCCGGCGGCCGCGCGGCGGCGGTCGCGTTCAGCGAGGCCAACACGCACCGTCCGATCGGACTGTCCGACATCCGACGCGGCCAGAACCAGTAGCCGCGCAGTGCAGAACGCGTTCCGGCGCCACTACGACACCACACCGTTGGGCTATCTCCGGCAGATCCGCTTGGACCGTGCGCGTCGCGAGTTACAGGCCGCGGATCCGTCCGCCGGCGACACCGTGGCTGCCATTGCTCTGCGCTGGGGGTTCGGCGCCCCGGGCCGGTTCTCGCACGCCTACCGGGCCCGTTACGGGCAGCCGCCGAGCCGGACCTTACGGCGGTAG